CAAATAACCCTGTAAAATATCATTAAACCGATTCATATTGGCCTCATGGATAGCTGTCAATTCTTCCCGCTTATCTGTCGCCTTTTCCAGCTTTTCAAGAATAACAAGATTGTCTCTTTGAATATTACAATAGGTTTCTAAAATTTCAGGAGCTAAATCCGCTATCATGCCTTGTTCATCCATCACAGCATTACCACCAGTAGAAACCTGTGTGTCAGTCTTTTTTTCTGTTTTAGCTTCTGGCAGTTTTAAATGATATTTTAGTTGCAAGGTATCTACAACTTCTTTACTTTCATATCCATTCAGATATTTTCCAACTTTTTGATAGAGCTGATCTAATTCAAATAATTGTCCTAACAGTCTGTTTCGCAACTGTAACACAACCTTATCCTCACCCTTTTCCACCAAGAGCTCTTGATGCTTTTCATAGCCCGAACGAATAGATAGCGCTAATACCTGCAAGCGTTTTATAGAATCTCTATTCAAAAAACGCTGGATAGCCTCTCTCTTGTAAAAATAGCCAATTAAGAGCCCAATGGGCAATAAGATATACCAGAAACTCATGACAAAACCGATTGCCAATAAAACAAGGAGGGCCACAAGTCCTGAATTATTTTTACCATATTTCTTATACTTTTTATATTTGTGCCCCATAGAGCCTCCTCATACGTGATATACTTTATTATATCACATTCCCCTAAAATACTAGAATGATAGCTAAAGAAAAAAACCGAGAAATCTCGGTTTTTAAATGTTTTTAGCAACAGTCGGAACCAAGCTATCCACTTGGATACCTGCACCCTCGAAAAGAGTTCGAACTTCTTCAACATCAACTTTTCCGTCAATCTGCACTTCGATGACAACTTTTCCAGACTTGGTAGCAAGTTGCACAGTAGATACAATATTATAATCCTTATCTGCCACCAATCGAATAATTTTTTCTAACTCCCCTGCCTTATTTTCAACAAGGAACCGAGCGCGTACTCCTTCTTCTCCATAACCTGAGACATGAAGAAAAGCTGCAAAAATATCACGATCAGTAATGACCCCATATAGTTGACCGTTGTCAACAACTGGAAGAATCCCCACTTTGTTTTTATACATGAGATAAGCAGCATCTTCCAGACTAGCATAACCTGAGACCGTGATAACATTCTTAATCATCACATCCTTGACCTTAGTCTTATTCAAAAGGTAGTTCATCTCGTAAATAGATAGGCTAGTTGCCTTCGATGGACTAGCTTCTGCGATCGTTCCCTCAGTGACCAAACCAACCAACTTATCATTTTCAATAACAGGTAGACGGTGCAAATCCTGTTCACGCATAATATCTGCAGCGTGTGCAATGGTTGTATCTGGTGAAATATAAACAACTTTACGGGTCATAAAATCTTTAACAGACATAGAACTTCCTCCTTTGGTAAATCATACTTTATTATACCACAAATCCGAAAACGATTTCAATATTTAATGAAAAGAAATGAAAATCAATTCTTATCCAGCACCTTGAAAGGAATGTGGGAATAATCTCTGTGCGTTTTTAAAAACTCCAAGGCTTCTTTTTTTACCTGTACGAGATTGACACCTTGGGCATTGGCTCCATAGACACAGCCACAATAGCACTGGCGATAAATGTCATACTCTTCACACATTTGAACTGAACGCTGATAGCCTCCATTTTTCTTAAAGTCACTCGGAAGATACTGGGTATCGTATAATTTCTGCACCTCAATCCCAACAGCATTGATGGTCTGCGAATTCTTATGTGGACTGATTGTCAAAGCCGAACCAAAATAGTCAAAACCAAGCTCAACTGCCTTCTCCGCAGTCTTATCCAACCGATAATCATAGCAAACCTTACACCGATCTCCTCCCTCTGGCTCATTGGCAAGATGCTGAGTTTTCTTGAAAAATTCCTGAGGGCTATAGTCAGCTTCTAGATAGCCTACCGACTGTCCAGTTTTCTGATTAAATTCTTTGACAAACTGGGCCGTCACGGCTGCCCGCCGCTGGTACTCCGCCTTTGGATGAATATTGGAATTCGCAAAATAGATGGTTACATCTGCATATTGAGTCAAGTACTCCAATGTATAGGTCGAGCATGGGGCACAACAGACATGCATGAGAATTTTCGGTCGAAGCCCCGCTTCCTGCCACGTGCTTGCCATTTTTTGAAACACTTTATCATAGTTAACCTTTTGATTCGGTGATAGAGTCGATAAAATCTCTTCAACTTTAATCATACAAACCTCCAAATATACATTCATTATACTATATTTGAAGCTTACTGCATAGATAGTAATAACGAGGGAGAGTGCTTGAGAAGGATCCCCATTTCCAACCTAAAAAGGTACCCAAAATGAATAAAAGGAAAGACCGTCTGCCGACGGTCCCTATTTCCGACCTAAAAAGGTACCCCGGACCTTGAGATAAAGAAAACTGCCTGCCGGCAGTTCCCATTTCCAACCTAAAATGAGGCGTCAGCCTCATTTTAGCCACCCAGATATGCTTTTTTGACTTCTTCTGAGGCGAGGAGTTCTTTTCCTGTTCCTGAGAGGACAACTTTTCCTGTTTCTAGAACATAGCCACGATCTGCAATAGCGAGAGCTTTGTTGGCATTTTGCTCAATCAAGAGGACAGTTGTTCCTTGTTTTTGAATATCTTGGATAATATCAAAAATTTCTTGGATAAAGATCGGAGCCAAGCCCATTGATGGTTCATCAAGGAGCAAGAGCTTTGGTTGGCTCATTAGGGCACGTCCCATGGCCAACATCTGTTGCTCACCACCTGAAAGGGTAGCTGCATCCTGGTTTTTACGTTCTTCCAAACGTGGAAAACGAGCAAAGATTTTTTTCAAGTTTGCTTGGTTTTCTTCACGATTGTTACGAAGGAAGGCACCCATTTCCAAGTTTTCCATAACAGTCAAGCCTGCAAAAACATGACGACCTTCTGGGACTTGTGATAAACCGTCTGCTACGATTTTACGAGCAGGGACTTTTTGAATCTCATTTCCAAGGAAAG
This region of Streptococcus suis genomic DNA includes:
- a CDS encoding CBS domain-containing protein, coding for MSVKDFMTRKVVYISPDTTIAHAADIMREQDLHRLPVIENDKLVGLVTEGTIAEASPSKATSLSIYEMNYLLNKTKVKDVMIKNVITVSGYASLEDAAYLMYKNKVGILPVVDNGQLYGVITDRDIFAAFLHVSGYGEEGVRARFLVENKAGELEKIIRLVADKDYNIVSTVQLATKSGKVVIEVQIDGKVDVEEVRTLFEGAGIQVDSLVPTVAKNI
- a CDS encoding epoxyqueuosine reductase QueH; the protein is MIKVEEILSTLSPNQKVNYDKVFQKMASTWQEAGLRPKILMHVCCAPCSTYTLEYLTQYADVTIYFANSNIHPKAEYQRRAAVTAQFVKEFNQKTGQSVGYLEADYSPQEFFKKTQHLANEPEGGDRCKVCYDYRLDKTAEKAVELGFDYFGSALTISPHKNSQTINAVGIEVQKLYDTQYLPSDFKKNGGYQRSVQMCEEYDIYRQCYCGCVYGANAQGVNLVQVKKEALEFLKTHRDYSHIPFKVLDKN
- a CDS encoding ABC transporter ATP-binding protein codes for the protein MAMLEVKNLSVNYGVIEAVKDVSFEVNEGEVVTLIGANGAGKTSILRTISGLVRPSAGTISFLGNEIQKVPARKIVADGLSQVPEGRHVFAGLTVMENLEMGAFLRNNREENQANLKKIFARFPRLEERKNQDAATLSGGEQQMLAMGRALMSQPKLLLLDEPSMGLAPIFIQEIFDIIQDIQKQGTTVLLIEQNANKALAIADRGYVLETGKVVLSGTGKELLASEEVKKAYLGG